One Glutamicibacter halophytocola DNA segment encodes these proteins:
- the istA gene encoding IS21 family transposase, translating to MTVQNLAGITHARLAEIVPDRRKMISSNYSELDFALVAEQLQCNRFFTLQQAWVKYTDLDDGLRKYSYSQFCSKFHQHAGTHDLVATLQHEPGKAMFVDWAGPTLTVVDTVTGEQFKAFFFVASLPFSSMVFAKAFANMRQDAWNQAHADALEFFGGVPQMIVPDNAKTATHFRQDRRTVAKGGAREVVVTKSYAALAKHYGTAIVPARPGKPRDKAHVERIVQVFETMVLGYLAGGDFESFEQLNEAVQDRLEHVNSKVHRTNGISRAELFASSEKSLLRPLPPYRFEQVEYKQLKVGPNYHVHCDYQYYSLPYQLVGRTLSTQLTQTKVTVIDGTLVVAEHPRLEGRRGQHSTLEAHIPPQHKDVSGLWSREWFIAHAQSFGPATVDVITAVLDRAAVEAQAFVECRNIVKGLGAKHRSLLEPACKYLLERGGYSSYSGLKRIIATMAQEEKQRGPVVPVPEAAKDLSGESERLREFVRAPGYYSRGGGQ from the coding sequence ATGACCGTGCAGAACCTCGCTGGCATTACCCACGCCAGGTTGGCGGAGATCGTCCCGGACCGGCGCAAAATGATCAGCTCGAACTATTCTGAACTGGACTTCGCCCTGGTTGCCGAGCAGCTGCAGTGCAATCGGTTCTTCACGCTGCAGCAAGCCTGGGTGAAATACACGGATCTGGACGATGGGCTGAGGAAATACAGCTATTCCCAGTTCTGTTCGAAGTTCCACCAGCACGCGGGGACCCATGATTTAGTGGCGACGCTGCAGCATGAGCCGGGCAAGGCCATGTTCGTTGACTGGGCTGGTCCGACCTTGACGGTGGTTGACACGGTGACTGGCGAGCAGTTCAAAGCGTTCTTCTTCGTCGCCTCGTTGCCATTCTCGTCCATGGTGTTCGCCAAGGCGTTTGCGAACATGAGGCAGGATGCGTGGAATCAAGCCCATGCTGACGCGTTGGAGTTCTTCGGCGGCGTTCCGCAAATGATCGTTCCAGATAATGCGAAGACCGCCACCCACTTCCGGCAGGACCGACGCACCGTTGCCAAGGGCGGTGCCCGCGAAGTGGTGGTCACCAAGTCCTATGCTGCGTTGGCTAAACACTATGGGACAGCGATCGTGCCGGCACGGCCGGGCAAGCCCCGTGACAAGGCCCATGTTGAGCGGATTGTGCAGGTCTTCGAAACGATGGTCCTGGGGTATCTGGCCGGCGGGGACTTCGAGAGCTTTGAGCAGCTCAACGAGGCAGTGCAAGACCGGCTGGAACATGTGAATTCCAAGGTGCACCGCACCAATGGGATCAGCCGGGCCGAACTGTTTGCCAGTTCAGAGAAATCCTTGCTCAGACCCTTGCCGCCGTACCGGTTCGAGCAAGTTGAATACAAGCAGTTGAAGGTGGGGCCGAATTATCACGTTCATTGCGATTACCAGTATTACTCGCTGCCGTATCAGCTGGTCGGTCGCACGTTGAGCACGCAGCTGACCCAAACCAAGGTGACGGTGATTGACGGGACGCTCGTGGTGGCCGAGCATCCGCGCCTGGAAGGACGCCGCGGCCAGCATTCCACGCTGGAAGCCCATATTCCGCCGCAGCACAAGGATGTTTCCGGTCTTTGGAGCCGGGAGTGGTTCATCGCTCATGCCCAGTCTTTCGGCCCTGCAACCGTTGATGTCATCACGGCCGTATTGGATCGTGCCGCTGTTGAAGCGCAGGCATTTGTCGAGTGCCGCAATATCGTCAAGGGACTGGGGGCCAAGCACCGCAGCTTGCTGGAGCCAGCCTGCAAGTATCTGCTGGAGCGGGGTGGATATTCCTCATACAGCGGGCTGAAGCGGATCATCGCAACGATGGCTCAAGAAGAGAAGCAGCGAGGGCCTGTGGTGCCGGTTCCGGAGGCGGCCAAGGACTTGTCCGGGGAATCTGAACGACTGCGTGAATTCGTCAGGGCGCCTGGCTACTACTCGCGGGGCGGTGGCCAGTAA
- a CDS encoding ATP-binding protein: MLSDADQKKIKDLRLTAFAQKFFELTGEQANERLTPEEVFMQAVEHAVDTRRGRRIDKLISQAGFPLPTASIAQIHYLPGRKIDEARMRRYLSHEWRADPKNLLIISPTGGGKTYLACAIGVAACHTEHTVFYRRMDDLVRDFRLAREDARDYQRLLIKLRTVDVLIIDDFMTVGIDQQGASELFAVLSDREYTLPTIIASQTDPEYWVSVIPDRIAGDSIVNRLATNTRWLPLGALDMRKQLGDQARKSKDFWE; this comes from the coding sequence ATGCTCAGCGACGCAGACCAGAAGAAGATCAAGGACTTGCGGCTGACGGCCTTCGCGCAGAAGTTCTTCGAGCTGACCGGCGAACAAGCCAATGAGCGGCTGACCCCGGAGGAGGTGTTCATGCAGGCTGTTGAGCATGCGGTCGATACCCGTCGGGGCCGGCGGATCGACAAGTTGATTTCGCAGGCCGGATTCCCGTTGCCGACCGCATCGATTGCCCAGATCCATTATCTTCCCGGCAGGAAGATCGACGAGGCCAGAATGCGCCGGTACCTGAGCCATGAATGGCGGGCTGATCCGAAAAACCTGCTGATCATTTCACCAACAGGCGGTGGCAAGACGTACTTGGCGTGCGCGATCGGGGTGGCTGCCTGCCATACCGAGCACACGGTGTTTTACCGTCGGATGGACGACTTGGTCAGGGACTTCCGGCTTGCGCGGGAAGATGCCCGCGATTACCAACGGCTGCTGATCAAGCTGCGTACTGTTGACGTGTTGATCATTGACGATTTCATGACCGTGGGCATTGACCAGCAAGGGGCCAGCGAGCTGTTTGCCGTGCTTTCCGACCGCGAGTACACGTTGCCGACGATTATCGCTTCGCAGACTGATCCGGAGTACTGGGTTTCGGTAATCCCGGACAGGATTGCCGGGGATTCAATCGTGAACCGGTTGGCCACGAATACCAGGTGGTTGCCCCTTGGAGCGTTGGACATGCGTAAGCAGCTTGGAGATCAGGCCCGAAAATCCAAGGATTTCTGGGAATAG
- a CDS encoding type IV toxin-antitoxin system AbiEi family antitoxin domain-containing protein, with protein MSANKSNRSAGLQAVRPDTLRGLTRSALLRGVNEGRWERIARGIYLPSDAPPMDWDQLEAATRRPEATICLISALAHYDLTDEIPDALDMAIPRGTRTPQTAGAIRWHHFDKETFDLGRKEITIPGSSQLIGIYSPERTIVDCFRLRSTIGYEIARDATKEWLRRGGKPAQLMQIATQLPRAKSLVLNTLELLS; from the coding sequence ATGAGCGCAAACAAGTCGAACAGATCTGCAGGGTTGCAGGCGGTCAGGCCTGACACCCTGCGAGGACTGACGCGCAGCGCCTTGTTGCGGGGCGTGAACGAGGGGCGCTGGGAGCGGATCGCCCGCGGCATTTACCTACCCTCTGACGCGCCGCCGATGGATTGGGACCAGCTGGAAGCCGCTACGCGCCGTCCTGAGGCCACCATCTGCCTCATTTCTGCACTGGCCCATTACGACCTCACTGACGAGATCCCTGACGCGTTGGATATGGCCATTCCTCGGGGCACCCGCACGCCCCAAACCGCGGGGGCGATTCGCTGGCACCACTTCGACAAGGAAACTTTTGACCTAGGCCGCAAAGAGATCACGATCCCGGGCAGCTCACAATTGATCGGGATTTATAGTCCTGAACGCACAATCGTTGATTGCTTCCGCCTGCGCTCGACGATCGGCTACGAAATTGCTAGGGACGCAACCAAAGAATGGCTGCGCCGCGGCGGCAAGCCAGCCCAGTTGATGCAGATTGCTACCCAACTGCCACGGGCCAAATCATTAGTCCTCAATACCTTGGAGCTGCTGTCATGA
- a CDS encoding nucleotidyl transferase AbiEii/AbiGii toxin family protein, whose amino-acid sequence MNADEIYRRIQKAARAAATKYGIPAPTQEYLTRHALESFLDRLNHTPHQNDFVLKGGLLLGAYGVRRPTKDADSNAINADVTPEHLKQVVRDAADVAVDDGVLFDLDTLTVEEIRDDADYPGMRLRVSVSIATWDGVVSWDVSTGDPIVPAPRKVTLDRVLGEPLTLIGYAPESTVAEKGVTILERGTTSTRWRDYVDIVTLGEADLDHQELIRAVRAVADHRGVRLQPIGPVVEGYGLVGQAKWAAWRRKHRLAGVCEESLDDQMIRVAAILDPVFTTEQD is encoded by the coding sequence ATGAACGCTGACGAGATCTACCGGCGGATCCAGAAAGCCGCCCGCGCCGCCGCAACAAAGTACGGGATCCCTGCGCCGACGCAAGAATATCTGACCCGTCACGCCCTGGAATCCTTCTTGGACCGGCTGAACCACACCCCGCACCAGAACGACTTTGTACTCAAAGGCGGCCTGCTGCTCGGAGCGTATGGCGTACGACGCCCAACGAAAGACGCCGATTCCAACGCGATCAACGCAGATGTCACTCCGGAGCATTTGAAGCAAGTTGTCCGCGACGCAGCAGATGTTGCAGTCGACGACGGCGTGCTCTTTGACCTCGACACCCTCACGGTGGAGGAAATCCGAGATGACGCCGACTACCCAGGAATGCGCCTACGCGTGAGCGTCTCCATCGCCACGTGGGATGGCGTGGTCTCCTGGGATGTCTCCACCGGCGACCCGATCGTTCCCGCACCAAGGAAAGTGACCCTTGATCGTGTTCTTGGAGAGCCCCTCACCCTGATTGGGTATGCCCCGGAATCAACTGTGGCTGAAAAGGGAGTCACGATCCTTGAACGCGGAACCACAAGCACCCGATGGCGGGACTACGTCGACATCGTCACCCTCGGCGAGGCAGACCTTGATCATCAGGAGCTGATCCGAGCAGTACGGGCCGTGGCTGATCATCGGGGCGTTCGATTGCAGCCGATCGGCCCTGTAGTGGAAGGGTACGGGCTGGTCGGCCAAGCGAAGTGGGCTGCTTGGAGACGCAAGCACAGGTTGGCTGGTGTATGCGAAGAGAGCTTGGATGATCAGATGATCCGGGTTGCAGCGATCCTCGACCCTGTCTTCACAACGGAACAAGACTAA
- a CDS encoding helix-turn-helix domain-containing protein has protein sequence MEQPQIGNPPQPFVCDGRVDREKLLELLGAQAEFSSLDFKHSIDLNDKSKKLEFIKDCAAMGNQPEGGYLVIGAEDNGRPVEGTNFSGQNLDSAALKQVVEGYVDGHIDIRSQIHTITHERRSCQLAVIYIAPPRDGFPLVTKKRGDVPNGKPIFQQGTVYTREGSQNVLASHKTWEQILHKLLQGVRIAARADVDELIHRVVTQLGAAGLAQPIVPDLDMDLPTFTAAVRRVLEIDQSSTLKRVILNGTAAYDQAIEDDDRRVEILDKITVLACEACLFDDTDTPVKVTDALYKIYKRNYEHSTIFKYNAIRYGLEIISRVMVIGSVVMRTEHYEILRSIVLRPIGTSPDGYKSWIRHGLTEASRANLFDTDKAGVGMISAARQIIANTPHLSPDYTFEETTEETQPASIPDVLLDSLLQFDFLWCCMALNENPGNGHYEFYPSCAAYPQNRIQPIIEKLDNEGTFRAQIFGSSSDEQIAGVISEVYDLARKQSFNYGGYWPSSDRLLSSGFIRSHAK, from the coding sequence ATGGAGCAGCCTCAAATAGGAAATCCGCCGCAGCCGTTTGTTTGCGATGGGCGGGTCGACCGGGAGAAACTCCTGGAGTTGCTGGGTGCCCAGGCAGAGTTTTCTTCGCTTGACTTCAAGCACAGCATCGACTTGAACGATAAGAGCAAGAAGCTGGAGTTCATCAAGGACTGCGCTGCTATGGGGAACCAGCCAGAGGGCGGTTACCTCGTGATCGGAGCCGAGGACAACGGCCGCCCTGTTGAGGGGACTAATTTCAGCGGTCAGAACCTCGATTCGGCAGCCCTTAAACAAGTAGTCGAAGGTTACGTGGATGGCCATATCGACATCCGGTCGCAGATTCACACCATCACTCATGAGAGGCGCTCTTGTCAGTTGGCGGTCATCTACATTGCGCCCCCGCGCGATGGCTTCCCTCTGGTGACCAAAAAGCGAGGAGACGTGCCTAACGGAAAGCCGATCTTCCAGCAAGGCACGGTCTATACCCGGGAGGGGTCTCAGAACGTCCTTGCTTCCCATAAAACGTGGGAGCAGATTCTGCACAAGTTGCTGCAAGGGGTGCGTATAGCAGCCCGAGCGGATGTTGATGAGCTGATTCACCGGGTCGTGACGCAACTGGGTGCTGCAGGTCTTGCACAGCCGATAGTGCCTGACCTCGACATGGACCTGCCGACTTTCACTGCAGCAGTACGAAGAGTCCTCGAAATTGATCAGTCGTCAACGCTTAAACGCGTTATTCTCAACGGCACGGCCGCCTACGATCAAGCCATCGAAGACGATGACCGTCGGGTCGAGATTCTCGATAAAATCACTGTTCTTGCCTGCGAAGCCTGCTTGTTTGATGACACTGACACCCCGGTCAAAGTCACTGATGCACTCTACAAGATCTATAAACGCAATTACGAGCACTCGACGATCTTCAAATACAACGCCATACGCTATGGGTTAGAAATCATCTCCAGGGTCATGGTCATCGGATCTGTGGTGATGAGAACCGAACACTACGAAATCCTGCGGTCAATTGTGCTGCGCCCCATCGGTACGTCCCCGGATGGATACAAATCATGGATCCGCCACGGGCTCACCGAAGCTTCCCGGGCCAACCTCTTTGACACCGACAAAGCTGGTGTCGGCATGATCTCAGCCGCCCGACAGATCATTGCCAATACACCACATCTGAGCCCGGACTACACGTTCGAGGAAACAACAGAAGAAACTCAACCCGCATCGATCCCTGACGTATTACTTGATTCTCTGTTGCAGTTCGATTTCCTCTGGTGCTGCATGGCTCTAAACGAAAACCCCGGTAACGGACACTATGAGTTTTATCCGAGCTGTGCTGCCTATCCTCAGAATCGCATCCAGCCGATTATCGAAAAGCTTGATAATGAGGGCACTTTCCGGGCTCAGATTTTCGGCAGTTCCTCAGATGAACAAATCGCCGGGGTCATTAGCGAAGTCTATGATTTAGCCCGTAAGCAGTCTTTCAATTACGGCGGGTACTGGCCTAGTAGCGACCGATTACTTAGCTCTGGTTTTATTCGGAGCCATGCAAAGTAG